The Cyclobacterium amurskyense genome contains the following window.
ATAGATGTTCCACAAAAAATGTAATTATGAAATCAATATTTTATGTTTTCGCGATAAGCCTTGTTGCTTTTCAGTCTCCTTTGCAAAAACGGATACCTGATACACCAGTTGATCCTAATCTTCAAGAAAACAAAAGCACAGAAATCATGAAGGAAAGCAATAGTATTTATGATTTCACCATGAATGATATAGATGGTAAACCTGTTGACCTGGCTAAATACAAAGGCAAGAAATTGCTACTTGTCAATGTGGCTTCAAAATGTGGTTATACCCCACAATATGCCGAACTACAAGAGCTGTATGAAGCTTATAAGGATAAATTGACCATACTTGCTTTCCCCGCCAATAACTTTGGTGGGCAAGAGCCTGGAAGTAGTGAAGACATCAAATCATTCTGCTCCGAGAATTACGGTATTTCCTTTCCTATTTTTGAGAAAATCTCCGTTAAAGGTGTTGACAAGCACCCACTTTACAGATGGCTATCAGACAAGAAGCAAAACGGCTGGAACAATGAAGAACCGTCATGGAATTTTTGCAAGTATTTCATCAATGAAAAAGGTGAGTTGGTTAAGTTCTTTCCTTCTGCAGTGAAGCCAATGGACAGTGAAATAATCAAATTAATTGATGCCTAAAAACAAACGGCTAGGATCAAAAGTCAGTATTCCGCTACTGAAATTCACTCCTATTATTACCTATTACCATAAATACCAACAAAGTTGACCATTACCACCAAAAAACAAGCCTGGATCCATGCATTAAGGTTAAGAACGCTCCCTCTTGCTTTGTCGAGTATTTTCATGGGCAGTTTTATCGCCTTTCAAAAATCCGGCTTTAGATGGTCAATATTATTATTGGCCGCTGTCACAACTACCTTATTGCAGATCTTGTCCAACCTTGCCAATGATTATGGAGACAGCATAAATGGTGCAGATCATGATGGCAGGCAGGGTCCGGTAAGGGCTGTTCAATCAGGTCTTATTCAGGCTTCTGAAATGAAAATAGCGGTGATAATTTTCTCAGCCCTATCTTTAATCAGCGGGCTGATATTGTTAATTATCGCGTTGGAAGACATCTATAAGTTTCTATTGTTTTTGGGCATTGGTATTTTAGCCATTATCGCGGCAATCGCGTATACATCAGGAAAAAAGCCTTATGGTTATGCCGGCTTAGGTGACATTTCTGTATTTTTGTTTTTTGGATGTGTGGGTGTCATGGGTACCTATTATTTGCATACCTTGACATTTGACCCATCATTATGGTTACCTGCAGCATCAATTGGACTACTTAGTACAGCAGTTTTGAACATCAATAACATCAGGGACATAGAATCAGACAAAGTGGCCGGAAAACTTTCTATACCTGTTAGAATAGGGAAAAAAGCAGCACAGACCTATCATTGGACCCTTATTGTTAGCGCCTTGATATTACTATTCGTTTTTATAATAATAGAACAAGCCTATGGAGCATTGGCATTTTTGTTGATGGCACCAAGCATATTAAAAACTGGCTGGGCTGTAGGTAAATTTGAAACACCGGAGAAATTGGACCCTTATCTAAAAATAATGGCCTTTTCAACACTGTTTTGTGTGTTATTTTTTGGTATCGGATGGATGATTTTTTAAACAATTGAGCCATTTTGTACCTAAAATGTTTACATTTATGTAGTTTAATTGAATTCAAAATTTAAACAGCATCATATCTATGAAAAGTATCTTAGTACCTTATGATTTTTCAGAAGAGGCTGGATATGCCTTTGAACTCGCTCAGGAATTAGCAACCAAGGTAGCATGCAAACTTAAGCTTATACACATTATAGAAATCCCCACTTCTCAAAATTTCAATACAATGGGAGAAGTAAGCATGGGTGAAAATTTTATTGATAAAATCTACATGGTGGATTTAGTCAATAAAAGGAAAGAACAATTGAAGAAAATGGAGGAAGAACATGCAGGCAAAGCCTACAAATTTTCCACTAACATCACTTTTGGAAATCCTTACGCGGGCATCTCTGGAGAGATCACAGAAATAAAAGCGGACTTGGTAATCATGGGCTCAAAGGGGTCAAGCGGTCTTGAAGAGATACTGATAGGCTCAAATACAGAAAAAGTTGTTAGACACTCTGAATGCCCGGTAATAACCGTCAAAGCTCAGGTCAGTTCCAATTCTATTAAAAAGATTGTGTTTGCTAGTGATTTTGGGGAAAATGGTAAAAAAGTCATCAAAAAACTCAAAACACTTCAGGAACTTTTAGGTGCAGAGATTCGACTAGTGAAAATTAATACACCCAACTCCTTTGAAAAAACAATCACTTCGATGGAAAAGATTAACGCTTTTATTAAAGCAAATAATCTTGAGAATACTGCCATAGATGTCTTCAATGCAGACAGCGAAGAAGAAGGAATTAATGAATTTGCCGATTATATAGATGCAGATTTGATAGCAATGGCCACACATGGTAGAACTGGCTTTTTACACCTCTTAGGCGGCAGTATAGCTGAAGATGTTGTCAATAGTTCTAAAAAACCAGTTTGGACAATGAAGTTCAAAAAATAAAAAGAGAGAATGGGTAGAAAGAAAAGCAATGATTGGAAAAAGAGAGATGGGGTAGTTTACTCTACCGCAGACAGCTATAATTTTGATCTTGAAAACGAAGGGAGTGAGCAACCACTTCCACCCAAGCAGCAAAACTTGAAGGTTTTATTGGATAAAAAATCAAGGGGTGGAAAACAAGTAACAATAGTGACCGGGTTTATTGGACAGGAAGATGATTTAAAATCTTTAGGAAAAGACCTTAAGGCCAAGTGTGGGGTAGGTGGAAACACCAAGGATGGTGAGATTCTAATCCAAGGAGACCAAAGAGAGAAAGTAATTGATTACCTGACAGGTATAGGCTATAAAGCCAAAAAGTCCGGTGGATAAAACCGGACTTTTAATTTTTTAATAGCTTTTAGTAAATTAAGATAACAGCAATAAAAAAATTCACCGACCGTTTTGGGGATTTTACCGACAAGGCTTGCATGTTCATCGACTATTTATTTGTCGTTTTTAAATACTTTTTATATTTGAATATTAAATTTTTATAAACCGGTAAATCCGGCAGAATGGAAGGAGACGTAAGTAGCCAAACATTCACAGCATTTAGAAACAGCAATCATGGGACAGTTTAGATTATTAAGCTTTAGCACCAATTTATACAACTTAAAAAGTGACGCTTTTTATTTAGATTGGGATGAGTGTAAGCAATTAATGCAAAACATGAAATCCTGGAGGGAAGTTAATGAGTTGTTGATTCTTTCAATACCAGAAAGAACAGAAATAATTTATTATAGCGAGGTGGATTTGGAGGATAAAATTTTTGATGCACTTTCCGATTGTAAAAAAATTGGCTTACCGCTAAAAAGTGAGTTTCAACAGACTAGTGATGAGGAAAAGTTGCTGGTTTACCTTTCTGAACTATGTTTCGGTGTACAAGCTTCTAATTATGGCACTACTCCACTCTTTCCAAGCTTTATTCAGGCCTATGAATTGGCTTCACAAAATGAAATGGTCGGTGAATATCTTGGACAATGGTGGGAGAATTTGATATCAACCAATAAGCTGATAAAAAAGCATGTGGATTATCAGTTGCCAAATTTTTCGATAACCTACACCGTTTCAGATCTTGTCACAGATTTATCGAAAAAATTAAAAACCCCAAAGATCGCAATTATGGGGTTCAATTCCTTAAGCAAAAGAATTTTCAAAAACCTAACCTGCAAAGGGTTTAAGAATATAACCATAGTTGATAAAAGTATAGCCCCCTTTTCATCTTTATCAAAGGCAGAATTAAACAACTTTATATTCGAACCTATCTCAGAGGTTGAAAATGTAATAAAAGACAATGATATTTTAATA
Protein-coding sequences here:
- a CDS encoding 1,4-dihydroxy-2-naphthoate polyprenyltransferase, with amino-acid sequence MTITTKKQAWIHALRLRTLPLALSSIFMGSFIAFQKSGFRWSILLLAAVTTTLLQILSNLANDYGDSINGADHDGRQGPVRAVQSGLIQASEMKIAVIIFSALSLISGLILLIIALEDIYKFLLFLGIGILAIIAAIAYTSGKKPYGYAGLGDISVFLFFGCVGVMGTYYLHTLTFDPSLWLPAASIGLLSTAVLNINNIRDIESDKVAGKLSIPVRIGKKAAQTYHWTLIVSALILLFVFIIIEQAYGALAFLLMAPSILKTGWAVGKFETPEKLDPYLKIMAFSTLFCVLFFGIGWMIF
- a CDS encoding universal stress protein, with the protein product MKSILVPYDFSEEAGYAFELAQELATKVACKLKLIHIIEIPTSQNFNTMGEVSMGENFIDKIYMVDLVNKRKEQLKKMEEEHAGKAYKFSTNITFGNPYAGISGEITEIKADLVIMGSKGSSGLEEILIGSNTEKVVRHSECPVITVKAQVSSNSIKKIVFASDFGENGKKVIKKLKTLQELLGAEIRLVKINTPNSFEKTITSMEKINAFIKANNLENTAIDVFNADSEEEGINEFADYIDADLIAMATHGRTGFLHLLGGSIAEDVVNSSKKPVWTMKFKK
- a CDS encoding translation initiation factor codes for the protein MGRKKSNDWKKRDGVVYSTADSYNFDLENEGSEQPLPPKQQNLKVLLDKKSRGGKQVTIVTGFIGQEDDLKSLGKDLKAKCGVGGNTKDGEILIQGDQREKVIDYLTGIGYKAKKSGG
- a CDS encoding glutamyl-tRNA reductase yields the protein MGQFRLLSFSTNLYNLKSDAFYLDWDECKQLMQNMKSWREVNELLILSIPERTEIIYYSEVDLEDKIFDALSDCKKIGLPLKSEFQQTSDEEKLLVYLSELCFGVQASNYGTTPLFPSFIQAYELASQNEMVGEYLGQWWENLISTNKLIKKHVDYQLPNFSITYTVSDLVTDLSKKLKTPKIAIMGFNSLSKRIFKNLTCKGFKNITIVDKSIAPFSSLSKAELNNFIFEPISEVENVIKDNDILISTLEDAQQSLQLSYFQKDFNTMKILIDLSIKSNLTSILNKISQVIPFNLTDIYKIIEQKMEINKKWMRKAKPIISEKNLEFFQWIDTKKSQEMVTVANELLGESIHNNQYSKVLISEEPYSNLEIDDNRINTLLLKKSIAKIKSNTQYKDIINYNKMVNDFYQYN
- a CDS encoding glutathione peroxidase, with product MKSIFYVFAISLVAFQSPLQKRIPDTPVDPNLQENKSTEIMKESNSIYDFTMNDIDGKPVDLAKYKGKKLLLVNVASKCGYTPQYAELQELYEAYKDKLTILAFPANNFGGQEPGSSEDIKSFCSENYGISFPIFEKISVKGVDKHPLYRWLSDKKQNGWNNEEPSWNFCKYFINEKGELVKFFPSAVKPMDSEIIKLIDA